From Cataglyphis hispanica isolate Lineage 1 chromosome 3, ULB_Chis1_1.0, whole genome shotgun sequence, a single genomic window includes:
- the LOC126848212 gene encoding E3 ubiquitin-protein ligase RNF14-like, translating to MDYEKQKDEVTALESIYNEEEFSYHEENGRFDCTFKIFVNLPAKYHLTYRDLRHETDSKQEVQISYLPPLTLHVTLPEDYPSVSAPIFTLCSSWLRPVILSKLCKKLDLLWENSKQEILFIWMEFLQNETLKFLKIKDHLDMDYIYTSYKKTSEKLQNLQANKEVDEQCNKQCNSEISKENRESISKKTNIIDKRAILDCQIGKNPIQVLIDYNEKWKQIEFKKNFYTCNICFTDKLGEHCTQFLPCTHTFCKDCIKGYFEVKIKEGSVQNICCPEEKCKFEATPNQIKDLVSSELFSKYDSLLLSTTLDTMMDIIYCPRRHCQYPVTRDPDDHMAKCPVCQYAFCVRCKMVYHGVEVCKISSAEKQRLFNEYQSGSNEKKAEMEKRYGKKQLQTMIENAMSENWINDNSRNCPHCKTAIEKSDGCNKMTCSHCGTYFCWLCSMRLNPETPYLHFRNPESKCFNMLYRGVIPDEPDDDDDFDFHAEYLDYYSEDEEYIYDEDFVLELDD from the exons ATGGACTACGAGAAACAAAAAGATGAAGTTACTGCATTGGAAAGTATATACAATGAAGAGGAATTTTCATATCATGAAGAAAATGGCCGATTTGACtgcacttttaaaatatttgtaaatcttCCAGCAAAATATCATTTGACATACAGGGATTTGAGACATGAGACAGATTCTAAGCAAGAAGTACAAATATCGTATCTGCCACCCTTAACATTACACGTTACATTGCCAGAGGATTATCCATCTGTGTCTGCTCCTATATTTACATTGTGTTCCTCTTGGTTACGCCCAGTAATACTGTCTAAGTTATGTAAAAAGCTCGATTTATTATGGGAGAACAGTAAACaggaaattttgtttatatggaTGGAGTTTCTTCAAAACGAAACGCtcaaattcttgaaaattaaagatcatCTAGatatggattatatatatacatcttacAAAAAGACATCGgaaaaattacagaatttGCAAGCAAATAAAGAGGTAGATGAACAATGTAACAAACAGTGTAACAGTGAAATCAGtaaagaaaatagagagagtATATCAAAGAAGACCAATATCATTGATAAGAGAGCCATTTTAGATTGTCAAATTGGTAAAAATCCTATTCAAGTATTGATCGATTACAACGAAAAGTGGAAACAAATTGaattcaaaaagaatttttatacgtgTAACATTTGTTTCACTGACAAGTTGGGAGAGCATTGTACACAATTTTTGCCTTGTACTCACACTTTTTGTAAAGATTGCATCAAAGGTTATTTTGAAGTAAAGATTAAGGAAGGAAGTGTACAGAATATTTGTTGTCctgaagaaaaatgtaaattcgaGGCTACACCAAATCAG ATAAAAGATTTAGTAAGTTCAGAATTGTTCTCAAAATACGATTCCCTATTATTAAGTACAACATTAGACACAATGatggatataatttattgtccaAGACGACATTGTCAATATCCAGTCACTCGCGATCCCGATGATCACATGGCAAAATGTCCCGTTTGTCAATATGCATTTTGTGTTCGTTGCAAGATGGTTTATCATGGAGTAGAAGTTTGTAAGATTAGTTCAG ctgAGAAACAACGATTATTTAACGAGTATCAATCAGGGAGCAATGAAAAGAAGGCAGAAATGGAAAAGCGTTATGGTAAAAAGCAACTTCAAACTATGATAGAGAATGCTATGTCAGAAAATTGGATTAATGACAATAGTCGCAATTGTCCTCATTGCAAGACAGCGATTGAG AAATCGGATGGCTGTAATAAAATGACTTGCTCGCATTGCGGCACATATTTCTGTTGGTTGTGCAGCATGCGGCTGAATCCCGAGACGCCTTACTTACATTTTCGAAATCCGGAATCCAAATGTTTCAATATGTTGTATCGCGGTGTAATACCCGATGAACcagatgatgatgacgatttCGATTTTCACGCCGAATATTTAGATTACTATTCAGAGGATGAAGAATATATCTACGATGAAGATTTTGTCTTGGAATTAGAcgactaa
- the LOC126848341 gene encoding uncharacterized protein LOC126848341, which translates to MPGCCVPGCSNSTAKGFSMRSFPTDRERKALWITNIGVPNWEPKTNSRICETHFSKDMWEKVRCDGKQKLKCNAVPTIFPFHQLDQNILFSNHDKDENDVDSDNLINDKKNNINLLPISQVCLNTSMSTNMKEEIDWKKQCEELRDLLRKSEQTCKKLRNAMKRREEMFNRIIVKSDRYRRILKERLKRLRASNQNYEKLKINLKKVFNKDQIIILSGNDCKRSYEAIMRAIDSKHTCDNNKIQ; encoded by the exons ATGCCGGGTTGCTGTGTGCCTGGTTGTAGTAATTCAACCGCCAAAGGATTTTCAATGAGAAGTTTTCCTACAGATCGCGAACGGAAAGCGTTATGGATTACCAATATTGGAGTACCAAATTGGGAACCTAAAACAAATAGTCGCATATGCGAA ACACATTTTTCTAAGGATATGTGGGAAAAAGTTCGCTGTGATGGtaaacagaaattaaaatgtaatgctGTGCCcacaatttttccttttcatcaactggatcaaaatattttgttcagcAATCAtgataaagatgaaaatgatGTTGACAgtgataatttgataaatgataaaaaaaataatataaatttacttccGATATCGCAAGTTTGTCTAAATACATCTATGTCTACAAACatgaaagaagaaatagaTTGGAAAAAACAGTGTGAGGAATTAAGAGATTTATTGAGAAAGAGTGAACAAACGTGTAAAAAACTACGAAATGCCATGAAAAGACGCGAAGAAatgtttaatagaataatagtaaaaagtGATAGATATAGAAGAATTTTGAAGGAACGTTTAAAAAGATTGAGAGCAAGCAAccaaaattatgagaaattgaaaattaatttaaaaaaagtcttcaataaagatcaaattataattcttagtGGAAATGATTGTAAACGGTCCTATGAGGCAATTATGAGAGCTATTGACTCGAAACATACATgtgataataacaaaatacagTAA
- the LOC126848340 gene encoding RING-type E3 ubiquitin-protein ligase PPIL2 — translation MGKRQHQKDKMYLTYTEWSTLYGGRKSGTTLETSEEKTFRRLPFDHCCLSLQPFEHPYCDPHGNVFELEAILAYIKQYKHNPVTGKPLDAKSLIKLKFHKNMQDEYQCPVLFKLFTKHSHIVAIKNTGNVFSYEAVEQLNIKASNWKDLINDQPFTRQDIITIQDPNNAMKFNLSTFHHIKNNIRVEDEETVRERNNPNAKLKTVSMETKEILTELEKNYKPTKSSEKDETSKKADKFNAAHYSTGAVAAGFTSTIMPAETTHQAAVIAEDLVRYERVKKKGYVRLLTNFGALNLELYCDLVPKTCENFMKHCQNGYYDGTKFHRSIRNFMIQGGDPTNTGNGGKSIWGKPFEDEFKPNLVHQGRGILSMANSGPNTNGSQFFITFRSCRHLDRKHTVFGKIVGGLDTLNAIEKVEVDNKDRPIEDIIIQGVQVFVDPFQEADEQLVTERAAEVERLAQEASESKTMDKRDKNDKPKIYRSGIGKYVKLGQEKLDKRDANAEPATKKKKVLSQSYGDFSSFTF, via the exons ATGGGGAAACGCCAGCATCAGAAAGATAAGAT GTATTTAACATATACTGAGTGGTCAACACTATACGGTGGAAGAAAATCAGGGACGACTCTGGAAACGAGTGAAGAGAAAACGTTCAGACGTTTACCGTTTGATCATTGCTGTTTGTCTCTGCAACCCTTCGAACATCCTTATTGTGACCCACATGGCAACGTATTTGAATTAGAGGCTATTCTGgcttatataaaacaatataaacacaATCCTGTAACTGGTAAACCATTGGATGCAAAaagtttaatcaaattaaaatttcataaaaatatgcagGATGAATATCAGTGCCCTgttctttttaaattgttcaCAAAACATTCACACATTGTTGCCATTAAAAACACAGgaaatgtattttcttatgaa GCTGTTGaacaattaaacataaaagcTAGTAATTGGAAAGATTTGATAAATGATCAACCATTTACACGCcaagatattattacaattcaaGATCCAAATAACGCGATGAAATTCAATTTGTCTACATTCCATCATATTAAGAATAACATAAGAGTAGAAGACGAAG aaactGTGAGAGAGCGAAATAAtccaaatgcaaaattaaaaaccgTCTCTATGGAAACTAAAGAAATCTTGACagaattagagaaaaattataaaccaaCAAAAAGTAGTGAAAAAGATGAAACATCTAAGAAAGctgataaatttaatgct gcACATTATTCTACTGGTGCAGTAGCTGCAGGTTTTACTTCAACAATAATGCCAGCGGAGACTACCCATCAAGCAGCTGTAATTGCAGAAGATTTAGTGCGATATGAGAGAGTCAAAAAGAAGG GATATGTGAGATTACTTACAAATTTTGGCGCTTTGAATCTGGAGCTCTACTGTGATTTGGTTCCAAAAACTTGTGAAAACTTCATGAAACATTGTCAGAATGGTTATTACGATGGTACAAAGTTCCATAGatcaataagaaattttatg ATTCAAGGAGGTGATCCAACTAATACGGGTAATGGAGGCAAATCAATTTGGGGCAAGCCGTTTGAGGATGAGTTCAAGCCAAACTTGGTACATCAAGGCAGAGGCATTTTGTCTATGGCAAACTCAGGTCCAAATACCAATGGATCCCAATT TTTCATTACGTTTCGGTCGTGTAGACACCTCGATCGCAAGCACACAGTTTTCGGGAAGATAGTCGGAGGTCTGGATACATTGAACGCAATCGAGAAGGTGGAGGTGGACAATAAAGATCGACCGatagaagatataattatacagggtgttcaaGTTTTCGTGGATCCCTTTCAAGAAGCCGATGAACAACTGGTTACAGAACGAGCTGCTGAAGTGGAACGATTAGCTCAAGAAGCAAGTGAGAGTAAAACAATGGACAAAAGGGATAAGAACGACAAACCGAAGATTTACCGATCCGGTAtaggaaaatatgtaaaattgggACAAGAGAA ATTGGACAAACGAGACGCGAATGCAGAACCCgctacaaaaaagaaaaaagttttgtcgCAATCATATGGagatttttcctcttttacgttctaa
- the LOC126848211 gene encoding transient receptor potential channel pyrexia-like — MSILRKNFFEKFTGSRLTREAPMMETANKKTPSIVINNEEEHEDIWLSEIENGSISSEDSSESVTCYIRAAPMTQEQPWSKEEVEVALSNLPGGETALSLISVLHGDALQKVLKEFQCLTLDENVDLRHRKLSLPTFANGFMRKALLANENGAAAAATPGQLLARWPDTCLLISSWLGHVEIAKALLNKGAPVSTSDNDGRTSLHLAACAASTKIVEELLKHGADPCKWDFGKKCTPLHCAAAAGCVATVKCLIKSGADVDAGLSGRSPLHYAVLNNAGDCVEALLQAGACPNNPQVYTETPLHVAAGLGNVHCTKLLLSHGADVRVQMGVARSTPLHLAAEEGSAECTRLLLNAGASWEARNSRGQTAMHLAALAQSVETMDVLISVGATVDAEDNEGRTPLHAAVAKALRGSELIKTLIQAGASVNKADKFGYTPLHIAALNESSSTVVILLSKGADVTARTKGGITALSFIIRRTPDVLSRFVARLDQAISLHDHELGDVDCELRLDFRPLVPGGRSETNLMLCLVEVGQGHMLKHPLCESFLYLKWLRIRKFFLLSFMFHSIFVAFFTGFVGATYLWHMERLSSVLLWPVLGFTCVLAGKEIFQIAHGICCYAKRWENWLQWSVIVASGIILIPPACDWQHHIAALGILLAWIELMIVVGRFPMFGIYVQMFTQVSINFFKFLSAYVCLIVGFSFGFNVLHEKYKSFANPLISLLKTVIMMSGELEFEDVFFDEKAPLMYPGTAHLMLLSFVILVTVILTNLMVGLAVSDIQELRRSAGLDRLVRRAELVAHLENMLFSKLLDCAPACKIIQACRRSALLLHSPYHCALHIRPNDPREKRLPRELIRAVYRLISERKTRRATFRGGVPPQNIVANEPNHERLSRMYSNESNQQLNEFAAELKRCSYNISTRLDSLTNKMESIARDLNLTMHLH; from the exons ATGTCGATTCTCAGGAAGAACTTCTTTGAGAAATTCACTGGCAGTCGTTTAACGCGAGAAGCGCCAATGATGGAGACTGCCAACAAGAAGACACCGTCCATCGTAATCAACAATGAG GAAGAACATGAGGATATTTGGTTGAGCGAAATAGAAAATGGCAGTATCTCCTCCGAGGACAGTTCGGAATCTGTCACGTGTTACATACGAGCCGCACCGATGACACAAGAACAACCTTGGAGCAAGGAAGAAGTTGAAGTGGCATTATCAAATCTTCCAGGAGGCGAGACCGCTCTGTCTCTAATTTCCGTTCTTCATGGCGATGCTCTACAAAAGGTTCTGAAAGAATTTCAATGCTTGACTCTCGACGAAAATGTAGATCTCAGGCATCGCAAGCTCTCGTTACCCACATTTGCAAATGG ATTTATGCGAAAAGCTCTATTGGCTAACGAAAACGGAGCAGCGGCCGCCGCAACTCCGGGACAGCTACTTGCAAGATGGCCAGACACGTGTTTACTGATTTCTAGTTGGCTGGGTCATGTAGAGATTGCGAAAGCTTTGTTGAATAAAGGCGCACCAGTTTCCACAAGTGACAACGATGGAag AACGTCGTTACATCTGGCAGCGTGCGCTGCATCTACGAAAATTGTGGAAGAGCTATTGAAACACGGTGCTGATCCATGTAAGTGGGATTTCGGGAAAAAATGCACCCCATTGCATTGCGCTGCCGCAGCTGGTTGCGTTGCAACCGTCAAATGTCTGATTAAATCGGGCGCGGATGTGGATGCCGGCTTATCCGGCAGAAGTCCGCTTCACTATGCCGTGCTGAACAACGCCGGGGATTGCGTCGAGGCTCTATTGCAAGCAGGTGCTTGTCCTAATAATCCACAG GTTTATACTGAGACACCTTTGCACGTAGCGGCTGGTCTTGGCAATGTCCATTGCACCAAGTTGCTATTGAGTCACGGCGCAGATGTGAGAGTGCAAATGGGAGTCGCGAGATCAACGCCTCTACACTTAGCGGCTGAAGAAGGCAGCGCGGAATGCACTAGATTACTGCTAAACGCCGGCGCGAGTTGGGAAGCGAGAAACTCGCGTGGTCAGACGGCGATGCACTTGGCGGCGCTTGCCCAATCTGTAGAGACAATGGACGTGCTGATTAGTGTCGGTGCGACAGTAGACGCAGAGGACAATGAAGGGCGTACCCCTTTACATGCTGCGGTTGCGAAGGCCCTAAGAGGCAGCGAATTGATCAAGACTTTAATACAA gCAGGCGCGTCAGTCAACAAAGCGGATAAGTTCGGTTACACGCCGCTGCACATTGCGGCCTTGAACGAGAGCTCATCTACGGTGGTAATATTGTTGTCAAAAGGTGCCGATGTGACGGCGCGTACCAAAGGCGGCATTACTGCCCTTAGCTTCATCATACGCCGCACCCCGGATGTGTTATCGCGATTTGTGGCGCGTCTCGATCAAGCAATTTCGCTGCACGATCACGAACTAGGCGATGTGGATTGTGAGTTGCGATTGGATTTTCGACCGTTGGTACCGGGCGGTCGCAGCGAGACAAACCTAATGCTCTGCCTGGTAGAGGTCGGTCAGGGCCATATGCTAAAGCATCCGCTATGCGAGAGCTTTCTTTATCTTAAATGGCTGCGTATTCGTAAATTCTTCCTGCTCAGTTTCATGTTTCATTCGATTTTCGTCGCTTTCTTCACCGGCTTCGTCGGTGCAACGTATTTATGGCACATGGAGCGGCTGAGCAGTGTTCTCCTTTGGCCAGTCCTAGGTTTCACCTGTGTGCTCGCAGGTAAAGAGATCTTCCAGATCGCCCATGGTATTTGCTGTTATGCTAAACGCTGGGAAAATTGGCTGCAGTGGAGCGTGATCGTGGCATCCGGTATTATTCTGATTCCGCCAGCATGTGACTGGCAGCATCACATCGCTGCTCTGGGTATCCTGCTGGCCTGGATCGAGCTGATGATTGTGGTCGGTCGTTTCCCCATGTTCGGCATCTACGTACAAATGTTTACCCAAGTGTCCAtcaatttcttcaaatttctcTCGGCCTACGTTTGCCTGATAGTCGGCTTCTCTTTCGGCTTCAATGTGCTGCACGAAAAGTATAAGTCCTTCGCTAATCCGCTGATCAGTTTACTCAAAACGGTGATTATGATGTCTGGTGAGCTGGAATTCGAGGACGTTTTTTTCGATGAGAAGGCACCGCTCATGTATCCTGGCACGGCACATCTCATGCTTCTTAGCTTCGTTATTCTGGTAACAGTGATTCTGACGAATCTGATGGTTGGCCTGGCTGTGTCAGATATCCAGGAGTTACGCAGAAGTGCTGGTCTCGATCGATTGGTGCGTCGCGCTGAACTGGTGGCTCATCTCGAGAACATGCTGTTCTCGAAGTTGCTCGATTGCGCTCCCGCGTGCAAAATAATACAAGCGTGCAGAAGAAGCGCGCTGTTGCTACATTCTCCGTACCACTGCGCCCTGCATATTCGGCCAAATGATCCGCGTGAGAAACGTTTACCGCGGGAGCTCATCCGGGCGGTATATCGCCTGATCAGCGAACGGAAAACGAGACGAGCGACTTTCCGTGGCGGCGTGCCACCGCAAAATATCGTCGCGAATGAACCGAATCACGAGAGACTCAGCAGAATGTACAGCAACGAGAGTAATCAGCAGCTGAACGAGTTTGCGGCTGAGCTGAAGAGATGTTCGTATAACATCAGTACCAGGTTGGATAGTCTGACAAACAAGATGGAGAGTATTGCCCGAGATTTAAACCTAACGATGCATTTACATTAA
- the LOC126848213 gene encoding ubiquinone biosynthesis monooxygenase COQ6, mitochondrial, whose translation MAALKEVVLSYRFVFTSLSQKCKHAVPSAIAVSRKNYSTAVENEEKYDVIITGGGMIGATLACAIGNNRRLEGKKVLLLESSVKQEYTPQERYSNRVVALNQQTRTLLSSLGAWQHIEAVRYCPVRKMQVWDACSDAMITFNEDHLSEDLAYIVENDLLLHAVNKQLSLKENITVVHESKITSVKLPKTSAEFASVQLQSGKQYAARLLVGADGANSIVRKTMGVTYLNWQYNQLGIVATLKLSEPTENVVAWQRFLPTGPIALLPLTDSLSSLVWSVTTEKAKELLKVSEEEFVDSINEALWRVYPKNGVVESGMHALRQLLANLSLQTGVSRQLQPSVAAIVEGSRAAFPLGFGHAASYVQEGTVLIGDAAHRIHPLAGQGVNLGFGDVTVLTQMLAEAAVNGYHLNNMQYLKRYETLRQRHNVPTMLVIDALHRLYRGTAAPIVLARSLGLQLTNAIPQIKKMMMEQAAGGTSIKC comes from the exons ATGGCGGCGCTCAAGGAAGTGGTGCTGTCATACCGCTTCGTTTTCACGTCGCTGTCACAAAAATGCAAGCATGCTGTTCCCAGTGCGATCGCGGTATCgaggaaaaattattcgacCGCCgtagaaaatgaagaaaaatatgacgtTATTATCACCGGAGGTGGCATGATCGGCGCGACATTAGCATGTGCCATAG gGAACAATCGAAGATTGGAAGGCAAGAAAGTCTTACTATTGGAGAGTAGTGTTAAACAAGAATACACACCGCAGGAGCGATATTCCAATCGAGTTGTCGCTTTGAATCAGCAGACTCGTACTTTATTGTCTAGCTTAGGAGCATGGCAACATATAGAAGCTGTTCGTTATTGCCCAGTACGAAAAATGCAG GTATGGGATGCATGTTCTGATGCTATGATAACATTCAACGAAGATCACTTGTCAGAGGATTTGGCATACATAGTTGAAAACGATCTGCTGTTGCATGCAGTCAACAAACAACTTTCTCTGAAAGAGAATATAACTGTGGTTCACGAATCTAAGATCACCAGTGTAAAACTCCCGAAGACATCGGCTGAATTCGCTTCTGTACAGCTGCAATCAGGAAAGCAGTATGCAGCTAGATTACTA GTAGGTGCCGATGGCGCTAATTCGATAGTGCGAAAAACAATGGGTGTGACCTATCTAAATTGGCAGTATAATCAATTAGGCATCGTTGCGACTCTCAAACTGTCCGAA CCCACGGAGAATGTCGTCGCTTGGCAGAGGTTTCTCCCAACTGGACCCATCGCATTGCTTCCg TTGACAGATTCTCTCAGTTCGCTTGTATGGTCCGTGACGACCGAAAAAGCAAAAGAACTATTGAAAGTCTCGGAGGAAGAGTTCGTCGATAGTATAAACGAGGCGTTGTGGCGAGTCTACCCAAAGAACGGCGTCGTCGAGAGCGGGATGCATGCGCTCCGCCAACTGCTCGCAAATCTATCTCTTCAGACTGGCGTGTCCAGGCAATTGCAACCCTCCGTAGCAGCCATTGTCGAAGGATCGCGAGCGGCGTTTCCTTTAGGTTTCGGCCACGCCGCATCTTATGTCCAAGAGGGAACAGTATTGATCGG GGATGCGGCACATCGAATCCATCCCTTGGCCGGTCAAGGCGTGAATTTAGGTTTCGGCGATGTGACGGTGCTGACGCAGATGCTTGCCGAGGCCGCCGTGAATGGTTACCATCTCAATAATATGCAGTATTTGAAACGATACGAGACGCTGAGACAACGTCACAATGTGCCGACGATGCTCGTTATCGATGCGCTTCATCGACTTTATCGGGGCACTGCAGCTCCCATTGTTCTAGCTAGAAGTCTGGGCTTACAATTAACGAACGCTATACCGCAAATCAAG AAAATGATGATGGAACAGGCCGCAGGAGGGACGAGTATTAAATGTTAA
- the LOC126848339 gene encoding aarF domain-containing kinase 1 — protein MAIFTSRRLLKATAVGTIGLGTLASLRANEYDIGAIGIVRLSRAVLAVLDIGHYYKKELYNSKLDKTSAEYLKLKSDVHKYGAQRLLELCCANKGVYIKVGQHVGALDYLLPQEYVRTLRVLHSSAPQSSFKDVLTVIKEDFKKDPYQIFQSIDPEPLGTASLAQVHRAVLRDGDVVAVKVQHRAVKSNSYVDIKTMSALVKITSLVFPDFKFDWLVDETKRNIPQELDFTREGKNAEKVQKLFGDYHWLRVPKIYWDVSSSRVLTMEFLDGGQVNDLEYMRAHQLNPYEVTSKLGRLYSHMIFIEGFVHSDPHPGNILVRNRNSEAEIVLLDHGLYANLSDQFRWDYSKLWLAILDGDQIAMKEQCARLGVADYYGLLSCMVSGRTWDTVMSGVRKTRYNIKEKEEFQEHIPNLLPQISTILERVNRQMLLILKTNDLMRGIEYSLCTQYRMSAMMEMSKCCVHSVYGEKLRHCSSSWDRCWVSCAERWALFKLSIYYVYLGLMHFDLNKSVDSLWTKDFYLF, from the coding sequence ATGGCAATTTTTACATCCAGAAGACTGCTCAAAGCCACTGCTGTTGGAACAATTGGGTTAGGCACCCTGGCATCTCTTAGAGCAAACGAATATGACATTGGAGCCATTGGAATTGTACGACTAAGCCGGGCTGTACTTGCAGTGCTTGATATAGgtcattattataagaaagaattGTACAATAGTAAATTGGACAAGACATCAGCAGAATATCTGAAACTGAAATCAGATGTTCATAAATATGGAGCGCAGAGATTGCTAGAACTTTGCTGTGCCAACAAAGGAGTTTACATTAAAGTAGGTCAGCATGTGGGCGCGTTAGATTATTTGCTACCTCAGGAGTATGTGCGCACTTTGCGAGTATTGCACAGTTCAGCACCCCAGTCTTCATTCAAGGACGTCCTCACTGTGATTAAAGAAGACTTTAAGAAAGATCCATACCAGATATTTCAGAGCATTGATCCAGAACCTTTAGGCACTGCTAGTCTTGCACAAGTGCACAGAGCTGTCCTCAGGGATGGCGATGTGGTGGCCGTTAAGGTGCAGCATCGTGCTGTCAAGAGTAATTCCTATGTCGATATCAAGACTATGTCGGCCCTGGTGAAGATTACGTCATTAGTATTTCCGGATTTCAAATTTGATTGGCTGGTCGACGAAACGAAGAGGAACATTCCACAAGAGCTAGATTTCACCCGTGAGGGCAAAAACGCTGAGAAAGTACAGAAGCTCTTCGGTGACTATCACTGGTTGAGAGTGCCGAAGATATATTGGGACGTATCGTCGTCACGCGTCCTCACGATGGAATTTCTGGATGGCGGACAGGTGAACGATCTCGAATATATGCGTGCTCATCAGTTAAATCCATACGAAGTCACTAGCAAGCTCGGTCGTCTGTACAGTCACATGATCTTCATCGAAGGTTTCGTGCATTCGGATCCACATCCAGGCAACATTCTAGTACGCAATCGTAACTCCGAGGCGGAGATTGTGCTATTGGATCACGGTTTGTACGCGAATCTGTCCGATCAGTTTCGATGGGACTACTCGAAGCTGTGGTTGGCGATCCTCGATGGGGATCAGATCGCCATGAAGGAACAGTGCGCGCGACTCGGCGTCGCCGATTATTATGGTTTGTTGTCATGCATGGTATCGGGTAGAACGTGGGATACAGTCATGTCAGGCGTGCGTAAGACCCgatataatatcaaagaaaaagaggagtTTCAAGAGCATATCCCGAACTTGTTGCCACAGATCAGTACCATATTAGAACGCGTCAATCGACAGATGTTGTTGATTCTCAAGACCAACGATTTGATGCGTGGCATCGAGTATTCGCTATGCACCCAATACAGAATGTCAGCCATGATGGAGATGTCCAAGTGCTGCGTGCATTCCGTATACGGCGAGAAACTTAGACACTGTTCAAGTTCATGGGATAGGTGCTGGGTATCCTGTGCAGAGCGCTGGGCGCTcttcaaattatcaatttattatgtttatcttGGTTTGATGCACTTCGATCTAAACAAGTCGGTCGATTCTTTGTGGACAAAGGAtttctatttgttttaa
- the LOC126848343 gene encoding 39S ribosomal protein L11, mitochondrial, which produces MSKSIGKRMLKKITEKIDHSSKLRVTIPAGLASSAPPLGSQLGQRNINIANFCKDFNQKTANIKEGIPLPCRVKVRSDRTYDLVIHKPPVTYYLKQAAGIQKAKMKKGEVAGKITLKHLYEIAKIKSEDPTMALLSLEQVCTMMVGIARTCGIEIVRELDPEEYKEFLKKREEAITQYREELRLAKESRMLRTN; this is translated from the exons atgtcgaaatCAATCGGAAAGAgaatgcttaaaaaaataaccgaGAAGATTGATCATTCGTCAAAATTACGCGTGACTATACCTGCGGGCTTGGCGTCATCCGCACCACCCCTCGGATCTCAACTCGGACAA AGGAATatcaatattgcaaatttttgcaaagacTTCAATCAGAAGACAGCCAACATCAAGGAAGGCATCCCTTTGCCATGTCGTGTAAAAGTGCGTTCAGATAGAACTTATGATTTAGTAATTCACAAGCCACCTGtaacatattatttgaaacaagCAGCTGGAATACAAAAAGCAAAAATGAAGAAAG GCGAAGTGGCTGGTAAGATAACTCtgaaacatttatatgaaattgctAAAATTAAGTCAGAAGATCCAACTATGGCATTGCTCTCTTTGGAGCAAGTCTGCACTATGATGGTCGGCATCGCGCGCACATGCGGCATTGAGATTGTGCGTGAGTTAGATCCAGAAGAATACAAAGAGTTCctgaagaagagagaagaggctATCACGCAGTATCGCGAAGAACTACGTTTAGCTAAAGAAAGCAGGATGCTTAGAACAAATTGA